One Capillibacterium thermochitinicola DNA window includes the following coding sequences:
- the secF gene encoding protein translocase subunit SecF yields the protein MNLMRYKKQFVLVSVAAMVLSIVAWAVKGLNFGIEFTGGTSIRYPLAEKVTSAEVWAALDTPEIQALDLELSPPQPYSYFDAESGTQKHGVLIQTRFITQEEEEKILSALGAAFGQLEADSALQINQVEPVIGKEMLLNAFYAVLIAWVLMLIYIAVRFEFKSGVVSLLALIHDVLCIIGVFALLGKEVDLSFVAAALTIIGYSINNTIVLFDRIRENMRFKQRTESYDEVVNLSLLQSLRRCLNTSLSTILAVLTLYLFGSPAIRDFMLALLIGLTVGTYSSAFLATPLWAIWKTAEENKGPTGRLAVAKGK from the coding sequence ATGAATTTGATGAGATACAAGAAACAGTTTGTGTTGGTCTCCGTGGCGGCCATGGTGTTGAGCATTGTGGCTTGGGCGGTGAAGGGACTCAACTTCGGGATTGAATTTACCGGGGGAACCAGTATCCGTTACCCCCTTGCGGAAAAAGTCACCTCGGCGGAGGTCTGGGCGGCACTGGACACGCCGGAAATCCAGGCTTTGGATCTGGAGCTCAGTCCGCCGCAACCCTACAGTTATTTTGATGCGGAGAGCGGAACGCAAAAACACGGCGTTTTAATTCAAACCCGTTTTATTACCCAGGAGGAAGAGGAAAAGATCCTTAGCGCCCTCGGGGCGGCCTTCGGTCAACTGGAAGCCGATTCCGCCTTACAGATCAACCAGGTGGAGCCGGTGATCGGGAAAGAGATGTTGCTGAACGCTTTTTATGCGGTGTTGATTGCCTGGGTATTGATGCTTATCTACATCGCCGTCCGGTTCGAGTTCAAGTCGGGCGTGGTTAGTTTGTTGGCGTTGATCCATGATGTGCTCTGCATTATCGGCGTCTTTGCCCTCCTGGGCAAGGAGGTTGATTTGAGCTTCGTCGCGGCGGCGCTTACGATCATTGGTTATTCCATCAACAACACGATCGTTCTTTTCGACCGGATCCGGGAGAACATGCGGTTCAAACAACGGACGGAGAGCTATGACGAGGTCGTCAATCTCTCCCTCCTGCAAAGCCTGCGGCGGTGCTTGAATACTTCGCTCTCCACGATCCTGGCGGTTTTAACTCTTTATCTCTTCGGCAGTCCGGCGATCCGCGATTTCATGCTCGCTCTCCTCATCGGCTTGACGGTGGGCACTTATTCCAGCGCCTTCTTGGCCACTCCGCTCTGGGCGATCTGGAAAACCGCCGAGGAGAACAAGGGGCCGACCGGCCGCCTGGCGGTGGCGAAAGGGAAATAA
- a CDS encoding LapA family protein, translated as MQFMLILMLVFAVLVATFALQNAYPVTIYFLKWQFEASFALVILLSLLIGAVAVGSLGLVHQATERLKALNQSRGKGERNEEAGDIPTGKPEEIGAVGADTKENAAGGVDDSAQEVEG; from the coding sequence ATGCAATTTATGCTCATTCTGATGCTTGTTTTTGCCGTCCTGGTGGCGACCTTTGCGTTGCAAAACGCTTATCCGGTGACGATCTATTTTCTGAAGTGGCAATTTGAGGCCTCTTTCGCTTTGGTGATCCTGCTCTCTCTCTTAATCGGTGCGGTGGCGGTGGGCAGTCTCGGCTTGGTCCACCAGGCGACCGAACGGCTCAAGGCGCTGAACCAGAGCCGGGGGAAAGGAGAAAGGAACGAAGAGGCCGGGGATATCCCTACGGGAAAACCGGAGGAGATTGGCGCGGTTGGCGCGGACACGAAGGAGAACGCGGCTGGGGGTGTGGACGATTCAGCCCAAGAAGTGGAAGGTTAG
- the recJ gene encoding single-stranded-DNA-specific exonuclease RecJ — translation MWTIQPKKWKVRAVDAQLPPEVVAEFGLSPLLAKLLANRKLTTRDEVAFFLRGGRADLPSPFLLNGMAEAVELLAAALEQQERILIYGDYDVDGITAVALLLRTLRPYNNGNILYYLPKRLEEGYGLHRQALTKAIKHGCRLVVTVDCGISALDEAAYLAAEGVRLLLTDHHEPGVQLPPAAALINPKLSPGYPYPELAGVGVAFKLLQGLATKKPELEPVLWENIDLVALGTIADVVPLLGENRILAKEGLAQIARTENVGLRALLSQAGLAGKPVNAYHVGYILAPRLNAVGRLGDPAQALRLLLDGDPRRAHKLAASLETLNRKRQQIEEQVYQEAENALAAAGPLGKAIVLGGPWHPGVIGIVASKMAEKYHRPTILFSFDGDRAKGSGRSIPGFHLYNALSECSRYLQRFGGHEFAAGLELEKKHLADFTAAFLAVAEARLTPELLTPALEVEEVIPVEAVTKSLLDDLAQLAPFGEGNPEPVFACRGVNLFACWGVGKDAKHLKLKVGNQAVTCEAIGFNFGALTEELAGAECLDLAFNLAENDWNNQLQLVLKDLKLPEVS, via the coding sequence GTGTGGACGATTCAGCCCAAGAAGTGGAAGGTTAGGGCGGTCGACGCGCAACTTCCGCCCGAAGTGGTCGCCGAGTTCGGACTATCGCCTTTACTGGCCAAGCTCCTGGCCAACCGGAAGCTGACCACCCGTGACGAAGTGGCCTTCTTTTTACGGGGCGGCCGGGCTGATTTACCGTCGCCCTTTCTGCTCAACGGAATGGCCGAGGCGGTGGAGCTGCTCGCCGCTGCCCTGGAGCAACAGGAACGCATCCTGATTTACGGTGACTACGATGTGGATGGGATCACCGCGGTTGCCCTCCTCTTGCGGACGCTGCGCCCGTACAACAACGGGAACATCCTTTACTACCTGCCGAAAAGACTGGAGGAAGGTTATGGGCTACACCGCCAGGCGCTCACCAAAGCCATCAAACACGGGTGTCGCCTGGTGGTTACGGTGGATTGCGGCATCTCCGCGCTGGACGAGGCGGCTTACCTGGCCGCCGAAGGGGTCCGTCTGCTCCTGACCGACCACCATGAACCCGGTGTTCAGCTGCCGCCGGCGGCGGCTTTGATTAACCCGAAACTGTCGCCCGGTTATCCCTACCCGGAGCTGGCCGGGGTCGGGGTCGCTTTCAAGCTGCTGCAGGGATTGGCGACAAAAAAACCCGAGTTAGAACCGGTTTTATGGGAAAATATAGATTTGGTGGCTTTGGGGACCATTGCCGATGTGGTGCCGCTCCTGGGCGAGAACCGGATCCTGGCGAAAGAAGGTCTGGCGCAGATCGCCAGGACGGAGAACGTCGGTCTCCGGGCCTTGCTCAGCCAGGCCGGTTTGGCCGGCAAACCGGTCAACGCTTACCATGTCGGTTATATTCTGGCGCCGCGGCTCAATGCCGTCGGCCGCCTGGGCGATCCGGCACAGGCTCTCCGGCTGTTGCTGGACGGGGACCCGCGGCGGGCGCATAAACTGGCTGCCTCCTTGGAAACCTTGAACCGGAAACGCCAACAGATTGAGGAACAGGTTTACCAGGAAGCGGAGAACGCCCTGGCGGCGGCCGGCCCCCTTGGAAAGGCGATCGTCCTGGGCGGACCGTGGCATCCCGGCGTGATCGGGATCGTCGCCTCCAAAATGGCCGAGAAATACCACCGGCCAACCATCCTTTTCAGTTTCGACGGGGACCGGGCCAAAGGCTCGGGGCGGAGTATTCCCGGATTTCATCTTTATAACGCGCTGTCCGAGTGCAGCAGGTACCTGCAGCGTTTTGGCGGGCATGAGTTTGCCGCCGGTCTTGAACTGGAGAAGAAGCATTTGGCCGATTTTACGGCGGCCTTTTTGGCGGTGGCGGAGGCCCGGCTTACGCCCGAACTGTTGACGCCCGCTTTGGAAGTGGAGGAGGTCATCCCGGTGGAAGCGGTGACCAAAAGTTTACTGGATGACCTGGCGCAGCTCGCTCCCTTCGGGGAAGGCAACCCCGAACCGGTCTTCGCGTGCCGCGGGGTCAACCTTTTCGCCTGCTGGGGTGTGGGCAAAGACGCCAAGCACTTAAAACTGAAAGTCGGGAACCAGGCGGTGACGTGTGAGGCGATTGGTTTTAATTTCGGCGCACTTACGGAGGAGCTGGCCGGGGCGGAATGTTTGGATTTGGCTTTTAACCTCGCGGAAAATGATTGGAACAACCAGCTTCAGCTGGTGTTGAAAGATCTGAAACTTCCGGAAGTCAGTTGA
- a CDS encoding RelA/SpoT family protein: protein MTIDDLLQKADKFSPEAKAEIRRAYEFAKTAHKGQLRDSGEAYINHPLAVAHILVEELGLDPTSIIAALLHDVVEDTAVSLEEISNEFGSEVAALVDGLTKLRKIVFQNKQEQQVENLRKMFLAMAKDVRVILIKLADRMHNMRTLRYLPVERQKRIARETLDIYAPLAHRLGVYRMKWELEDIAFHCLEPEKYYELVEMVAQKRSEREREIEENIRILDEHLRAMNLKADIQGRPKHLYSVYQKMVNQNKEFSEIYDLLALRVLVDTIQDCYEVLGVVHTLWKPIPGRFKDYIAVPKSNMYQSLHTTVMGNRGAPVEIQIRTWQMHQVAEYGIAAHWRYKEGKTVRDEDFLQKIAWLRHLLEWQGEANDADEFLENLRVNLFEDEVFVFTPKGDVKSLPAGATPVDFAYAVHTHIGHRCVGAKVNGRLVPLDYKLKNGDIVQILTTKQEGGPSRDWLNFVVTSKAKSRIRNWLREQSREEYILLAREQLERELKKNGYEPSAYLKPEILQEVAGKFGFIQGDDLLFAVGDRKLTSQAVAAKLVAVKEPEKKPLPVVPGEKPEKAEKPSGRAGGVKVKGIPNLLVRFSRCCSPVPGDPIIGYTTRGKGVAVHRVDCPTLPKESERFIQVEWDAEDTGVYPLSIKIEALDRNNLLVDIMNVMSLMKINVTAVNVRTNKGMAYLDFTVDVRHLDEAKELVSKLRTVKSVQRVFRTTKTTRKKVESG from the coding sequence ATGACGATTGATGATTTGTTACAGAAAGCAGATAAATTCAGCCCGGAAGCGAAGGCGGAGATCCGGCGGGCTTACGAATTTGCCAAAACAGCCCATAAGGGACAGTTGCGCGATTCGGGCGAAGCCTACATCAATCACCCCTTGGCGGTGGCCCATATTTTGGTGGAAGAGTTGGGCCTCGATCCCACTTCCATCATAGCGGCGCTCCTCCATGATGTGGTGGAAGACACGGCCGTCAGTTTGGAGGAGATCAGCAATGAATTTGGGAGCGAAGTTGCCGCCCTGGTCGACGGTCTCACCAAGCTGCGCAAGATTGTTTTCCAGAACAAACAGGAACAACAAGTGGAGAACCTGCGGAAGATGTTTTTGGCGATGGCCAAAGACGTCCGGGTGATCCTGATTAAACTGGCCGACCGGATGCATAACATGCGGACTTTGCGTTATCTCCCCGTGGAGCGCCAGAAGCGGATCGCCCGGGAGACGCTTGACATATATGCCCCGTTGGCCCACCGGTTGGGGGTCTACCGGATGAAGTGGGAGCTGGAGGATATTGCCTTCCACTGTCTTGAACCGGAGAAATACTACGAACTGGTGGAGATGGTGGCCCAGAAAAGATCCGAACGGGAGCGGGAGATCGAGGAGAACATCCGGATCCTGGACGAACACCTGCGGGCGATGAATCTGAAAGCCGACATCCAGGGGCGCCCCAAACACCTGTACAGCGTCTATCAGAAAATGGTCAACCAGAACAAGGAGTTCTCCGAGATCTACGACCTGTTGGCTTTGCGGGTCCTGGTCGACACGATCCAGGATTGTTATGAGGTTCTGGGGGTGGTGCATACCCTTTGGAAACCGATCCCGGGCCGGTTCAAGGATTATATCGCGGTGCCAAAGTCCAATATGTACCAGTCCCTCCACACCACGGTGATGGGGAACAGGGGGGCGCCGGTGGAGATCCAGATCCGGACTTGGCAGATGCACCAGGTGGCGGAGTACGGGATCGCCGCCCACTGGCGCTACAAGGAAGGGAAGACCGTCCGGGACGAGGACTTTCTGCAGAAAATTGCCTGGCTCCGCCATCTTCTGGAGTGGCAGGGGGAGGCCAATGACGCGGACGAATTCCTCGAGAACCTGCGGGTGAACCTTTTTGAGGATGAAGTCTTTGTCTTTACCCCCAAGGGGGATGTGAAAAGTTTGCCCGCCGGGGCCACGCCGGTGGACTTTGCCTATGCGGTGCACACCCACATCGGCCACCGCTGTGTGGGGGCGAAGGTGAACGGGCGCCTGGTGCCCCTGGATTACAAGTTGAAAAACGGCGATATTGTGCAGATCCTCACCACGAAGCAGGAGGGGGGGCCCAGCCGGGATTGGTTGAACTTCGTGGTGACTTCGAAGGCGAAAAGCCGGATCCGCAATTGGCTCCGGGAACAAAGCCGGGAAGAGTATATTCTGCTCGCCCGGGAGCAGTTGGAGCGGGAACTGAAAAAGAACGGTTATGAACCATCGGCTTACCTGAAACCAGAAATATTGCAGGAAGTGGCCGGGAAGTTTGGTTTTATCCAAGGGGACGATCTTTTGTTTGCCGTCGGTGACCGCAAACTGACGTCCCAAGCGGTTGCCGCCAAGCTGGTGGCGGTGAAGGAACCGGAGAAAAAACCGCTGCCGGTGGTCCCCGGGGAGAAGCCGGAGAAGGCGGAGAAGCCGTCGGGACGGGCCGGCGGCGTGAAAGTCAAAGGGATTCCCAACCTGTTGGTGCGTTTTTCCCGCTGCTGTAGTCCGGTCCCCGGCGACCCGATCATCGGCTACACCACCAGGGGGAAGGGAGTGGCGGTTCACCGCGTGGACTGTCCGACCCTGCCCAAGGAGAGCGAGCGTTTTATTCAGGTGGAATGGGATGCGGAGGACACCGGGGTATATCCGCTCTCCATCAAGATCGAGGCGCTGGACCGGAACAATCTCCTGGTTGACATCATGAATGTCATGTCGTTGATGAAAATAAACGTCACCGCCGTGAATGTGCGCACGAATAAAGGCATGGCGTACCTGGATTTTACGGTGGATGTCCGCCACCTGGACGAGGCTAAAGAGCTGGTCAGTAAACTGCGGACCGTAAAAAGTGTGCAGCGGGTGTTTCGTACCACAAAAACAACCAGAAAGAAGGTGGAGAGTGGGTAA
- the dtd gene encoding D-aminoacyl-tRNA deacylase, which yields MRALLQRVSSARVRVGNEVTGEIGPGLLVLLGVSRTDQEADLQLLVDKIINLRIFEDDQGKMNLSVQDVGGAILVVSQFTLYADCRKGRRPSFLDAAPPAMGEDFYERFIAALRAKGMTVATGRFGASMAVELVNDGPVTIMLDTADWQKQG from the coding sequence ATGCGCGCGCTACTGCAAAGGGTCAGTTCCGCCCGCGTCCGGGTCGGGAATGAGGTTACCGGAGAGATTGGCCCCGGTCTACTGGTCCTGCTCGGGGTCAGCCGGACGGACCAAGAGGCGGATCTCCAGCTTTTAGTGGATAAAATTATCAACTTGCGGATTTTTGAGGACGACCAGGGGAAGATGAACCTGTCCGTGCAGGATGTGGGCGGAGCCATTCTGGTGGTCTCCCAGTTTACTCTTTATGCCGACTGTCGCAAAGGGCGGCGGCCAAGTTTTCTGGACGCGGCCCCACCCGCGATGGGTGAAGACTTTTATGAGCGGTTCATCGCGGCGCTGCGGGCCAAGGGGATGACGGTGGCCACCGGGCGTTTCGGGGCGTCGATGGCCGTGGAGTTGGTGAACGACGGGCCGGTCACGATTATGCTCGATACGGCCGATTGGCAGAAGCAAGGATAA
- a CDS encoding DUF4139 domain-containing protein: protein MALLVLTSGGGINAGNSAGYRPPITEAVIFPDGFAFLVRKGEVALENGECVIDLLPLALNGSLEVFSTDSGLILEEVVAYQEEQKTEIPVQSLAELFRANMGKRIELVVDGEIVSGVVKGFLEPHYLVVTTTVKEGGEEKSNDVLYSLELIGAYHFLEPVSLTRQETGKEGKLRVRFRESGIRSETYPVGISYLQAGLSWSPEYIINIDPSEQSGVFSFSGVIQNEVDDLVNTTVYLAERGPQFPFGLSPLVIFETDQGFTARRGELSVMGVQSDKLAYAPNPGMETAASRVTYNMYRRNDVNLRKGERALLPLYRSGVRVEPLYQVRLARAAGSSGQIFAEPVWKVYRVYNNSPFPWIEGRVMLMMAERPLGTGDLPYIARNQSGEIRVTIDPAVRVKASEVEFERVQGGIDFQDREYAFVRIRGEIEIDNTKETELTLKVTHEVPGEVVSIGEGGTVVRKAVLQAGPNPTSELNWEIKLWPRSQQKLTYTYQTYIPLGLVSR, encoded by the coding sequence ATGGCGCTTTTGGTGCTGACGTCCGGTGGGGGCATCAACGCCGGCAACAGCGCCGGATACCGGCCGCCGATTACCGAAGCGGTAATCTTTCCGGACGGCTTTGCTTTTTTGGTGCGGAAAGGGGAGGTTGCGCTGGAAAACGGCGAATGCGTCATTGACCTCCTTCCTCTGGCCTTGAACGGAAGCCTGGAGGTGTTCTCGACCGATTCCGGCTTGATCTTGGAAGAAGTCGTTGCTTACCAGGAGGAACAGAAGACCGAGATTCCGGTGCAAAGTTTGGCGGAACTCTTCCGGGCGAATATGGGCAAGCGGATCGAGCTGGTGGTCGACGGTGAAATCGTGTCCGGAGTGGTAAAAGGTTTTCTGGAACCCCATTATTTGGTGGTGACCACGACCGTCAAGGAAGGCGGGGAAGAAAAGAGCAACGATGTGCTTTACTCTTTGGAACTGATCGGTGCCTACCATTTCCTCGAGCCGGTTTCCCTGACCCGCCAGGAGACGGGGAAGGAAGGCAAATTAAGGGTCCGTTTTCGGGAGTCGGGGATCCGCAGCGAAACCTACCCGGTGGGCATCAGTTATCTCCAGGCGGGACTTTCCTGGAGCCCGGAGTACATCATCAACATTGATCCGTCGGAGCAGAGCGGGGTCTTTTCCTTCTCGGGTGTGATCCAAAACGAGGTGGACGATCTGGTCAACACCACCGTTTATCTGGCGGAAAGAGGACCGCAATTCCCCTTCGGCTTATCGCCGCTGGTGATCTTTGAAACGGACCAAGGGTTCACCGCCCGCCGGGGCGAACTGTCGGTGATGGGGGTCCAAAGCGACAAACTGGCTTACGCCCCCAATCCCGGGATGGAGACCGCCGCGTCCCGCGTGACCTATAATATGTACCGGCGAAACGACGTTAACCTCCGCAAGGGCGAGCGGGCCTTACTTCCCCTTTACCGCAGCGGGGTGCGGGTCGAACCCCTTTACCAGGTCCGGCTCGCCCGGGCGGCCGGGAGCTCCGGGCAGATCTTCGCCGAGCCGGTTTGGAAAGTTTACCGCGTCTACAATAACTCGCCTTTCCCCTGGATCGAAGGGCGGGTCATGCTGATGATGGCCGAACGGCCCCTGGGAACGGGGGATCTTCCCTACATCGCCCGCAACCAAAGCGGAGAGATCCGGGTGACGATCGACCCGGCGGTCCGGGTGAAAGCCAGTGAAGTAGAGTTTGAGCGGGTCCAAGGGGGAATTGACTTCCAAGACCGGGAATACGCCTTTGTCCGGATCCGGGGTGAAATTGAGATCGACAACACCAAAGAGACCGAGCTTACCCTGAAGGTTACCCACGAGGTTCCCGGGGAAGTGGTTTCGATCGGCGAGGGCGGTACCGTGGTGCGCAAAGCGGTCTTGCAAGCCGGGCCCAACCCCACCTCCGAGCTGAATTGGGAGATCAAGTTATGGCCACGCAGCCAGCAGAAGTTGACCTATACTTACCAGACCTACATTCCGCTTGGTTTGGTTAGTAGGTAG
- a CDS encoding apurinic/apyrimidinic endonuclease family protein: MDKKRSFHSICRWTFNPGKGGFVPARMRPAWDGQHLSTADVVRLIKERIAPRLPEWVTLGLEVHYDTEINEENAAAVSDALSEAGMYLAMITPGAHSHFGYGGIASLDPRERQQAEELGLRTVDLVYGPLRKNWHPDPELAPTFVLWNGSYGYDLGTIGVRRMYQNLKESVAALCRYEAEKGGALYIGIEPKPNEGHPAMLLPTVASALLFFRRLEEEFGIPRAKKGVNKEFGHSEMIGLDHVYDTVEELDNNAMVHMHLNSQGYNDGITLGGPGRYDIDHGVKITGFNIAIAGLLQEAGYNRWCGHDMLVRPYDNEEQGLDRIVRSILSWEACAQAAANLDQAALMDALANRATAKAEDIMRNAVVEAHNYFNQLYKG; the protein is encoded by the coding sequence ATGGATAAAAAAAGAAGTTTTCATTCCATTTGCCGTTGGACGTTTAATCCGGGAAAAGGCGGGTTCGTCCCCGCCAGGATGCGTCCCGCATGGGACGGTCAGCATTTAAGCACCGCCGATGTGGTGCGCTTGATTAAAGAACGGATTGCGCCGCGCCTGCCGGAATGGGTGACCCTGGGTTTGGAGGTCCATTACGATACGGAGATCAACGAAGAAAATGCGGCCGCCGTTTCCGACGCCTTGAGTGAGGCCGGAATGTATCTCGCCATGATCACCCCTGGCGCCCACAGCCATTTTGGCTACGGCGGGATTGCCTCCCTGGATCCCCGGGAACGGCAGCAGGCCGAAGAGCTAGGTTTGCGCACCGTGGATCTGGTCTATGGTCCTTTGCGGAAGAACTGGCATCCCGATCCGGAGCTGGCCCCCACCTTCGTCCTTTGGAACGGCTCCTACGGCTATGACCTGGGTACCATCGGAGTCAGACGGATGTACCAAAACCTCAAGGAAAGTGTGGCCGCCCTTTGCCGTTATGAAGCCGAAAAGGGCGGGGCCCTTTATATCGGCATTGAACCGAAACCCAACGAGGGTCATCCGGCGATGCTGTTACCGACGGTCGCTTCCGCCCTGTTGTTCTTCCGGCGGCTGGAGGAGGAATTCGGTATTCCCCGGGCGAAAAAAGGGGTCAACAAAGAGTTCGGCCACTCGGAAATGATCGGCCTCGACCATGTCTACGATACGGTCGAAGAGCTGGATAACAACGCCATGGTCCACATGCACTTAAACAGCCAGGGGTACAACGACGGTATCACCTTAGGCGGCCCCGGCCGCTATGACATCGACCACGGGGTCAAAATTACCGGCTTCAATATTGCCATCGCCGGGCTTTTGCAAGAGGCGGGGTACAACCGTTGGTGTGGCCATGACATGCTGGTCCGGCCCTACGACAACGAAGAGCAAGGCCTTGACCGGATCGTCCGCAGCATTTTAAGTTGGGAAGCCTGTGCCCAGGCGGCGGCCAATCTCGACCAGGCGGCACTCATGGACGCCTTGGCCAACCGGGCGACCGCCAAAGCGGAAGACATCATGCGGAACGCCGTGGTCGAAGCGCACAACTACTTTAACCAATTATATAAGGGCTAA
- a CDS encoding xylulokinase, whose amino-acid sequence MAYLLGYDLGSSSIKASLLAADGRLVASAVSPQTELAIDAPRPGWAEQHPETWWQHVQAATAMLLAKAEVKPEAIKAIGISYQMHGLVLVDKAGQVLRPAIIWCDSRAAEIGDRAFHALGPDLCLSRLLNSPGNFTASKLKWVQENEPAIYQKIYKAMLPGDYLAMKLTGNIQTTPSGLSEGILWDYQEQKLADLLLDHYGIDRDLIPEVVPTFAPQGELTKSAADALGLKPGTLVAYRAGDQPNNAFSLNVMNPGEVAATAGTSGVVYGVGAQPEYDRKSRVNTFLHVNHRPEDPRLGILLCLNGTGILNRWLKKNLMQDQISYEEMNHLAAQVPAGAEGLMIFPYGNGAERTLENKTINASIRGLNFNLHHRGHLLRAAQEGIVFALNYGLNIMKNMGVQTNLVRAGQANMFLSPLFCEVFATVTGARVELYNTDGAQGAARGAGLGAGIYPDPSAAFTGLQSQKITEPNPKLAPLYQELYAQWERVLTAELGQ is encoded by the coding sequence ATGGCATATTTACTAGGATATGATCTGGGAAGCTCCTCAATCAAAGCTTCCCTGCTGGCCGCCGATGGTCGACTGGTGGCTTCAGCGGTTTCCCCCCAAACCGAACTGGCCATCGACGCTCCGCGACCTGGCTGGGCGGAACAACACCCGGAAACCTGGTGGCAACACGTGCAAGCAGCGACCGCCATGTTACTGGCAAAAGCCGAAGTCAAACCGGAAGCCATTAAGGCCATCGGGATTTCCTACCAGATGCATGGGCTGGTCCTGGTCGACAAAGCGGGTCAAGTCCTGCGCCCGGCGATCATCTGGTGTGACAGCAGGGCCGCCGAGATCGGCGACCGGGCGTTCCACGCCCTCGGGCCGGACCTGTGCCTATCCCGCTTGCTGAACTCCCCGGGGAACTTTACCGCTTCCAAATTAAAGTGGGTGCAAGAAAACGAGCCGGCGATCTACCAAAAGATCTACAAGGCAATGCTCCCCGGTGATTACCTGGCCATGAAGCTGACCGGGAATATTCAGACCACCCCTTCCGGCCTCTCCGAGGGGATCCTCTGGGACTACCAGGAACAAAAACTGGCCGACTTGCTCCTCGACCATTACGGTATCGACCGGGATCTGATTCCGGAAGTGGTTCCGACTTTTGCCCCGCAAGGAGAATTAACGAAATCGGCCGCGGACGCCTTGGGCTTGAAGCCGGGGACATTAGTTGCCTACCGGGCCGGGGACCAGCCGAATAACGCCTTCTCCCTTAATGTCATGAACCCCGGTGAAGTGGCCGCAACCGCCGGGACGAGCGGGGTCGTTTACGGGGTCGGCGCCCAACCGGAATACGACCGGAAATCAAGGGTAAACACCTTTTTACACGTTAACCACCGGCCGGAGGACCCCCGCTTAGGGATTCTCCTCTGTCTGAACGGTACAGGGATCTTAAACCGCTGGTTGAAAAAGAATCTGATGCAAGACCAGATCTCATATGAAGAGATGAACCATTTGGCCGCCCAGGTTCCCGCAGGCGCGGAGGGTTTGATGATCTTCCCCTATGGCAACGGGGCGGAACGGACTCTGGAGAACAAAACAATCAACGCCTCTATCCGCGGCTTGAATTTCAACCTGCACCACCGCGGTCACCTGCTGCGCGCCGCCCAGGAAGGAATCGTTTTTGCCTTAAACTACGGGTTAAACATCATGAAAAACATGGGCGTCCAGACCAACCTGGTCCGCGCCGGCCAGGCCAACATGTTCTTAAGTCCCTTGTTCTGTGAAGTCTTTGCCACGGTGACCGGAGCCCGGGTCGAACTTTACAATACCGACGGGGCGCAGGGGGCCGCCCGCGGGGCCGGACTCGGAGCCGGGATCTATCCCGACCCAAGTGCGGCGTTTACCGGCCTCCAATCCCAAAAGATAACCGAGCCCAACCCGAAGCTCGCTCCCCTTTACCAAGAACTCTACGCGCAATGGGAGCGTGTCTTAACTGCGGAGTTGGGTCAATAA